A genomic region of Cyprinus carpio isolate SPL01 chromosome B11, ASM1834038v1, whole genome shotgun sequence contains the following coding sequences:
- the LOC109098955 gene encoding short transient receptor potential channel 4-associated protein-like produces the protein MATVLGPESPWMGGKKRTRNRNIISKLRQSQIAGRGFSRGTQLPEALLQERDKRAKWHGIPVLLQELYESSHLNSDFTRTHTVLKELSSLLSMEAMSFVTEDRKTAQESTFPNTYTFDLFGGVDLLVELLMRPTLTTLQKPKMNDDLVKDCLSVLYNCCICTEGVTKILASRDDFVLFLFTLMTNKKTFLQTATLIEDILGVKKEMIQLEWIPNLSGLVQSFDQQQLANFCRILSVTISEPDVGNDEKKTLPKKNAQQKRNTSPSRAEVNQVTLLNIPGFIERLCKLATRKVSEATGTSNFLQELEEWYTWLDNTLVLDALMQIATDEAEHSSTESSDESTLATIPLRHRLPQSMKIVHEIMYKVEVLYVLCVLLMGRQRNQVHKMLAEFRLIPGLNNLFDKLIWRKYTTSNHVVHGNKKNYYSTPEISFKIQFLRLLQSFSDHHENKYLLLNAQELNELSAISLKANIPEVEALVNTDRSLVCDGKKGLLTRLLTIMKREPPDSSFRFWQARAVESFLRGATSYADQMFLLKRGLLEHILFCIIDSGCKSRDVLQSYFDLLGELMKFNIDAFKRFNKYVNTEEKFQVFLTQINSSLVDSNMLVRCIVLSLDRFESQTEDVKVVEVLSECCLLSYMARVENRLSFLFRLVNIINVQTLTQENVSCLNTSLVILMLARRRGKLPFYLNALREKEYAEKYPGCLLNNFHNLLRFWQHHYLNKDKDSTCLENSSCIPFSFWKETVSVLLGEDRTSPCAIIGYIDEPYMELDRDLLED, from the exons GGGCTTCAGCAGAGGGACGCAG CTCCCAGAAGCTCTTCTGCAGGAGAGAGATAAGAGGGCGAAATGGCACGGGattccagtcttactccaagagCTGTACGAGAGCAGCCACCTAAACAGTGACTTCACCCGCACACACACTGTCCTGAAG GAACTGTCATCCCTGCTGTCTATGGAGGCCATGTCTTTTGTGACAGAGGACAGAAAGACGGCACAGGAGTCCACCTTTCCCAACACATACACCTTTGACCTGTTCGGAGGTGTAGAT CTGCTGGTGGAGCTTCTGATGAGACCCACTCTGACTACGCTACAAAAACCCAAGA TGAACGATGACTTGGTGAAGGACTGTCTTAGTGTGCTGTACAATTGCTGCATATGT ACGGAAGGAGTCACTAAAATCTTGGCATCGAGGGATGATTTTGTGTTATTTCTCTTCACGCTGATGACAAACAAGAAGACCTTTTTGCAAACAGCTACATTAATTGAGGATAttcttggagtcaaaaag GAGATGATTCAGCTGGAGTGGATCCCAAACCTGTCAGGACTGGTTCAGAGCTTTGACCAGCAGCAGCTCGCCAACTTCTGTCGTATTCTCTCCGTCACCATCTCTGAGCCAGATGTGGGGAACGACGAAAAAAAAACACTCCCTAAAAAAAACGCACAGCAGAAACGCAATACCAGTCCCTCACGTGCTGAGGTCAACCAGG TCACACTCCTGAACATCCCCGGCTTCATTGAGCGTCTCTGTAAGTTGGCCACTCGGAAGGTGTCCGAGGCAACTGGAACGTCAAACTTTCTGCAGGAACTGGAGGAATGGTACACTTGGCTTGACAACACTCTAGTACTGGATGCACTCATGCAGATAGCAACAGATGAAGCCGAGCACAGTAGCACAG aatCATCTGATGAGAGCACATTGGCCACCATCCCTCTGAGGCACCGTTTGCCGCAGTCCATGAAGATCGTCCATGAGATCATGTATAAGGTGGAAGTGCTTTATGTGCTGTGTGTCCTTCTCATGGGCCGACAGCGAAACCAG GTGCATAAAATGTTGGCAGAGTTTCGTTTGATTCCTGGGCTCAATAACCTTTTCGACAAGCTCATCTGGAGGAAATACACCACCTCTAATCACGTGGttcatggaaataaaaaaaactattacagcACGCC GGAAATCTCCTTTAAAATCCAGTTCTTGAGGCTTCTGCAGAGCTTTAGTGACCATCATGA GAATAAGTACCTACTTTTGAACGCTCAGGAGCTGAATGAGTTGAGTGCCATCTCCCTAAAGGCAAACATCCCTGAGGTGGAGGCTCTTGTAAACACTGACAG GAGTTTAGTGTGTGATGGTAAAAAAGGGCTTCTCACACGGCTCCTCACCATTATGAAAAGAGAACCGCCAGACTCTTCCTTCAG GTTCTGGCAGGCCAGAGCTGTTGAGAGCTTCCTCAGAGGGGCCACCTCATATGCAGACCAGATGTTTCTGCTGAAGAGAGGCTTGCTGGAG CACATCCTCTTCTGCATCATCGACAGCGGCTGCAAGTCCAGAGATGTCCTGCAAAGCTACTTTGATTTGCTCGGGGAGCTTATGAAGTTCAACATTGATGCCTTTAAGAGATTCAACAAATATGTCAACACAGAAGAAAAG TTCCAGGTGTTCCTCACTCAGATCAACAGCTCTCTGGTGGACTCCAACATGCTTGTGCGATGCATCGTTCTCTCTCTAGATCGCTTTGAGAGCCAGACAGAAGATGTGAAAG TGGTTGAAGTGCTCTCTGAGTGCTGTCTGCTGTCCTACATGGCTCGAGTGGAGAACAGACTGTCCTTTCTTTTTAGGCTGGTTAACATCATCAACGTGCAAACCCTCACACAG GAGAATGTGAGCTGTCTTAACACCAGCCTGGTGATTCTGATGTTGGCCCGGAGGAGAGGCAAGCTCCCGTTTTACTTGAACGCCCTGCGGGAGAAGGAATACGCAGAGAAATATCCCGGCTGCCTGCTCAACAACTTCCACAACTTGCTGCGCTTTTGGCAGCACCACTACCTCAACAAGGACAAGGACAGCACCTGCCTGGAAAAT AGCTCCTGTATTCCCTTCAGTTTCTGGAAGGAGACTGTTTCAGTACTGCTTGGTGAAGACAGGACTTCTCCCTGTGCCATTATCGGCTACATAGATGAGCCTTACATGGAGCTAGACCGGGACCTTCTAGAGGACTGA